A single window of Ananas comosus cultivar F153 linkage group 19, ASM154086v1, whole genome shotgun sequence DNA harbors:
- the LOC109724971 gene encoding tetraspanin-7-like yields the protein MVRVSNGVLGALNVAALVLSVAVLGAGLWLGHRAGTDCERFLQRPIVAVGAFLLVFSLAGIAGSCCRSSCLLWLYLLAMFLLILLLFCFTLFAFLVTNKGAGWVVSGRGYKEYRLGDYSHWLQKRVENDANWAKIRSCLQDGKVCESLGRRNQTLDQFINDNLSPIQSGCCKPPTACNFTYQTETVWIKPIGFNSTDNPDCNTWSNDQTALCYDCQSCKAGVLANLKNDWKKVATVNIIILIFLIVVYSIGCCAFRNNRQDNSYPYPGWK from the exons ATGGTGCGCGTGAGCAATGGCGTGCTCGGGGCCCTCAACGTGGCGGCGCTCGTCCTCTCCGTGGCGGTGCTCGGCGCCGGGCTCTGGCTCGGGCACCGCGCCGGCACCGACTGCGAGCGGTTCCTGCAGCGGCCGATCGTGGCGGTCGGCGCCTTCCTCCtcgtcttctccctcgccgggaTCGCCGGGTCCTGCTGCCGCAGCTCCTGCCTCCTCTGGCTCTACCTGCTCGCCATgttcctcctcatcctcctcctcttctgcTTCACCCTCTTCGCCTTCCTCGTCACCAACAAGGGCGCCGGGTGGGTCGTATCGGGGAGGGGGTATAAAGAGTATCGCCTCGGGGATTACTCGCACTGGTTGCAGAAGAGGGTGGAGAACGACGCGAACTGGGCGAAGATCCGGAGCTGTTTGCAGGACGGGAAGGTGTGCGAGAGCCTCGGGAGGAGGAATCAGACGCTGGATCAGTTCATCAACGACAACTTGTCCCCGATTCAG TCCGGATGCTGCAAACCTCCGACAGCATGTAACTTCACCTACCAGACTGAGACAGTGTGGATTAAACCCATCGGGTTTAACTCCACCGATAATCCGGACTGCAACACCTGGTCGAATGATCAAACCGCGCTCTGCTACGATTGCCAATCTTGCAAGGCAGGGGTGCTCGCCAACCTCAAGAATGACTGGAAGAAGGTTGCCACCGTCAACATCATCATCCTCATTTTCCTCATTGTGGTCTATTCCATTGGGTGCTGTGCCTTCAGGAATAACAGACAGGATAATTCCTATCCTTATCCGGGCTGGAAATGA